The Coffea arabica cultivar ET-39 chromosome 4e, Coffea Arabica ET-39 HiFi, whole genome shotgun sequence genome includes a window with the following:
- the LOC140005594 gene encoding uncharacterized protein, translating to MKELTVQKWVERVKKGELPNFNLGPDRILRFWNRVVVPKDDALKKEILDESHRSRYTVYSGGGKTYQDLKSLYWWDNMKAEIAQFIQKCLTCQQVKAEHQKPSGLLQALEIPEWKWEHITMDFDEVGERKIIDPATIPRVEETYERVKMIRQRLQTAQNRQKSYANHQRKDLEFEIGDKVFLGVTPLKGKKKLQPRYLGPFSILQRIRKVAYRLELPASLSRIHDVFHVSLLKKYHPDLTHILPPEDIELDESLAYEERPI from the exons ATGAAAGAACTGACGGTACAGAAGTGGGTGGAAAGAGTGAAGAAAGGAGAATTGCCTAATTTTAACCTAGGTCCAGATAGGATTTTAAGGTTTTGGAATCGCGTCGTTGTACCTAAAGATGACGCattgaagaaggaaattttggatgAATCTCACCGCTCTAGGTATACGGTGTATTCAGGTGGTGGTAAGACGTACCAGGATCTcaaaagtctgtattggtgggataatatgaaggcgGAGATTGCCCAGTTTATACAAAAGTGTCTTACGTGCCAACAAGTGAAGGCTGAGCATCAAAAACCGTCGGGTCTGTTACAGGCTTTAGAGAttcctgaatggaagtgggagcaTATAACGATGGATTTC GATGAAGTAGGAGAAAGGAAGATTATAGATCCGGCTACAATACCAAGGGTTGAGGAAACCTACGAAAGGGTAAAGATGATTCGTCAGAGGCTTCAAACGGCCCAaaaccgacaaaagagctatgccAATCATCagaggaaagatttggagtttgagatAGGAGATAAAGTGTTTCTTGGGGTTACTCCATTGAAAGGGAAGAAAAAGTTGCAACCGAGATATTTAGGACCTTTCAGTATACTCCAGCGGATAAGAAAGGTGGCTTATCGACTAGAATTACCAGCTAGTTTGTCTCGGATCCATGATGTTTTTCATGTTTCTttacttaagaaatatcatccggaTCTGACTCACATTTTGCCACCAGAGGATATTGAACTAGACGAGTCATTAGCCTATGAGGAACGACCCATTTGA
- the LOC140005593 gene encoding uncharacterized protein produces MSQEHEITIAQLSLKMDNMWKEMQRRFDQRLETIHEQIDQLSSSRASSRKSRGKSTLGESSDSNADSEHEAYEQRRPKRNPRANGDAIKGIKMQIPPFQGKSDPDTYLEWESRVELVFGCNDYTDAQKLRLAVVEFTDYAIVWWEQVVTSRRRCGDPPITTWTELKRLMKKRFVPSHYHRDLYQKLQTLTQGQRSVEDYYKDMEISMLRADIQEDREATMARFLNGLRVEIADQLELQYYVEIEDMVEKAIKIEQRLKRRGTTRNYNSHPQPFTRPFQPRREERGSNTWTTPKPKQDQGSSSRPPFTKTDSKVVSKPTIETSKPRNRDTKCWRCQGVGHIASQCPNPRTMLVLPNGDIVTDDEEEDYKDMPPLVEEEDEIEEVPTQDKVGLVARRALATQASKDELQRDNIFYTRCHVTNKVCSLVIDPGSCTNVASALMVEKLSLPTSEHPRPYKLQWLNNSGEVRVLKQVLVTFRIGRYADDVMCDVVPMQAAHILLGRPWQFDKRVTFDGFLNKYSFMHNCKKITLAPLTPQQVHEDQVSLQKEKSSMLAKVKDVRKALHSNQVLFILFCKGSLFTNAPDASLPSSITNLLQEYQDVFPEDIPTGLPPLRGIEHQIDFIPGSSLPNKAPYRTNPEETKEQQRQKDGGWRMCTDCRAINAITVKYRHPIPRLDDMLDELHGAIIFTKIDLKSGYHQIRMKEGDEWKTAFKTKHGLFEWLVMPFGLTNAPSTFMRLMNHVLRSFIGKFVVVYFDDILIYSKTLDEHVVHLQMVLDALRKASLYANLKKCTFCTNQLVFLGYVVSEQGIHVDQEKVKAINEWPTPTNVSEVRSFHGLASFYRRFVKDFSTIAAPLTSIIKKDVQFHWGEEQAKSFQLLKHKLTHAPVLSLPNFDKAFEVECDASGIGIGAVLLQEGRPVAYFSEKLNGAALNYSTYDKELMALVRALQTWQHYLRPREFVLHTDHESLKHIKSQDKLSKRHARWITFIDSFTFVIKYKAGKTNVVADALSRRHTLIITLDAKLLGFEFLKEFYATDSDFGEIFNSLPRHSREHYFIFQGFLYYKDKLCIPRSSMRTLLVREAHGGGLMGHFGIAKTLMILQEHFFWPRMRSDVERHIERCVTCHQAKSKVHPYGLYTPLPIPHAPWVDLSMDFVLGLPRTRKGHDSIYVVYSPFEIVYGFNPLTPLDLTPLPVHERVNLDGKNKAAYVRELHTKVRANIEKRTLQYIQSANKGRRQMVFEPGDWVWIHMRKERFPVKRRSKLLPRGDGPFQVLERINDNAYKLELPG; encoded by the exons ATGTCTCAGGAACATGAAATTACCATTGCTCAGTTATCACTTAAAATGGATAATATGTGGAAGGAAATGCAGAGGAGATTTGACCAAAGGTTGGAAACAATCCATGAGCAAATTGATCAACTAAGTTCGTCTAGGGCTTCTTCTAGGAAATCTAGGGGAAAATCCACCCTGGGGGAATCTAGTGACTCCAATGCTGATTCGGAACATGAGGCATACGAGCAAAGAAGACCAAAGCGAAACCCAAGAGCAAACGGTGATGCCATCAAGGGGATTAAGATGCAGATTCCtcctttccaaggcaaatctgatcCGGATACGTACCTTGAATGGGAGAGTCGAGTGGAGCTAGTATTCGGTTGTAATGACTACACCGATGCACAAAAGTTGAGACTTGCCGTAGTAGAATTCACCGACTATGCCATAGTTTGGTGGGAACAAGTGGTTACAAGCAGGAGAAGGTGTGGAGACCCACCTATAACCACTTGGACTGAGCTCAAGAGACTGATGAAGAAGCGATTTGTACCAAGTCACTACCATAGAGACTTGTACCAAAAACTTCAAACCTTGACACAAGGTCAACGCTCAGttgaggactactacaaggacATGGAAATCTCCATGTTAAGAGCtgatattcaagaagatagagAGGCTACAATGGCAAGATTTCTCAATGGTCTGAGGGTTGAAATAGCCGATCAACTGGAGCTTCAATACTATGTGGAGATTGAAGATATGGTGGAGAAGGCTATCAAGattgagcaaaggctcaagaggaggggtacaacCAGAAATTATAACTCTCATCCTCAACCATTTACTCGACCATTCCAGCCTAGAAGGGAAGAGAGAGGTTCGAATACTTGGACCACTCCAAAGCCGAAGCAAGATCAAGGGTCAAGCTCGCGGCCACCTTTTACTAAAACCGACTCCAAGGTTGTTTCAAAACCAACAATTGAAACTTCAAAACCTAGGAATCGTGACACCAAATGTTGGAGGTGTCAAGGAGTTGGGCATATTGCAAGTCAATGTCCAAACCCAAGGACCATGCTTGTCCTACCAAATGGAGACATTGTCACTGATGATGAAGAGGAGGATTACAAGGACATGCCTCCCttggttgaagaggaagatgagatAGAGGAAGTTCCAACTCAAGACAAAGTTGGATTGGTAGCAAGAAGGGCCCTAGCTACGCAAGCTAGTAAGGATGAGCTTCAACGTGACAACATCTTTTACACTAGGTGCCATGTGACCAACAAGGTATGCAGCTTGGTGATTGACCCCGGAAGTTGCACTAATGTTGCTAGTgcattgatggtggagaaactaagCTTGCCAACTAGTGAGCACCCCCGTCCCTACAAGCTTCAGTGGTTAAACAACAGTGGAGAGGTACGTGTTCTTAAACAAGTTCTGGTTACTTTTCGCATTGGTAGGTATGCAGATGATGTTATGTGTGATGTAGTACCAATGCAAGCTGCACATATACTCTTAGGGcgtccttggcaatttgacaaaagagtcacttttgatggtttcttgaacaagtactctttcatgcataattgtaaaaagattacacttgcacctcttacacctcaacaagtgcatgaggaTCAAGTTAGTCTCCAAAAAGA AAAATCCAGCATGCTTGCCAAGGTAAAAGATGTGAGAAAGGCCTTGCACTCTAAccaggttttatttattttattttgtaaggGGTCTTTATTCACTAATGCTCCTGATGCTTCTTTGCCTAGTAGTAttactaaccttttacaggagtaTCAAGACGTCTTTCCTGAGGATATACCTACTGGTTTGCCTCCATTAaggggaattgaacatcaaattgatttcattcctggATCTTCCCTTCCAAACAAGGCACCATATAGAACCAATCCTGAGGAAACCAAGGAGCAACAACGACAA aaagatggaggatgGAGAATGTGCACTGATTGTAGGGCAATTAATGCCATCACGGTAAAGTACCGCCATCCCATACCTCGTTtggatgacatgcttgatgaatTACATGGGGCtatcatttttactaagattgatttgaaaagtggttaccatcaaattcgcatgaaagaaggagatgaatggaaaactgcatttaaaacaaaacatggactttttgagtggttggtcatgccttttgggctaACCAATGCACCAAGTACTTTTATGAGACTCATGAATCATGTTTTACGATCTTTCATTGGTAAATTTGTggttgtttactttgatgacattttgatctATAGTAAGACTCTAGATGAGCATGTTGTGCATTTGCAAATGGTCCTCGATGCACTTCGCAAGGCAAGCCTctacgctaaccttaagaagtgtacATTTTGCACAAACCAATTGGTTTTTCTAGGCTATGTTGTTAGTGAGCAGGGAATTCATGTTGATCAAGAAAAGGTGAAGGCTATTAATGAATGGCCAACCCCTACCAATGTAAGTGAGGTGAGAAGTTTTCATGGCTTGGCAAGCTTCTATAGGCGTTTTGTCAAGGATTTTAGCACAATTGCTGCACCACTTACAtcaattatcaagaaagatgtgcaatttcattggggagaggaacaagctaagtctttccaattacttaaacacaagctcacacatgcacctgttcttagtttacctaattttgacaaagcttttgaagtagagtgtgatgcttctggtatagGTATTGGAGCTGTTCTACTCCAAGAGGGTCGCCCGGTTGCCTACTTTAGCGAAAAATTGAATGGAGCTGCTCTCAACTACTCCACCTATGATAAGGAGCTAATGGCCTTGGTACGGGCTCTCCAAACATGGCAACATTACCTACGCCCTCGTGAGTTTGTCTTGCACACCGACCATGAGTCGCTCAAGCATATCAAATCCCAAGACAAGTTGAGTAAGCGACATGCACGATGGATTACATTCATTGACAGTTTTACCTTTGTGATCAAATACAAGGCAGGTAagacgaatgtagtggctgatgcactcTCGAGAAGGCATACCCTTATCATTACattagatgctaagttgcttgggTTTGAATTCCTTAAAGAATTTTATGCAACTGACTCGgattttggtgagatttttAACTCTTTGCCACGACACTCTCGTGAGCATTATTTCATCTTTCAGGGGTTCTTATACTACAAAGACAAGCTTTGCATTCCCAGGAGCTCCATGCGCACGCTTCTAGTCAGGGAAGCTCATGGAGGTGGTTTAATGGGGCATTTTGGCATTGCCAAGACCTTGATGATTCTCCAAGAGCATTTCTTCTGGCCCCGCATGAGGAGTGACGTGGAAAGGCACATTGAAAGGTGTGTGACTTGTCACCAGGCAAAATCAAAGGTACACCCTTATGGTCTCTATACACCTTTGCCTATTCCACATGCACCATGGGTTGATCTGTCgatggattttgtgcttggtcTACCTAGGACTAGAAAAGGACATGATTCAATCTATGTGGT TTATTCGCCGTTTGAAATTGTGTATGGCTTTAACCCTCTCACACCTTTGGATTTAACTCCTTTACCTGTTCATGAGAGAGTTAACTTGGATGGTAAGAATAAAGCTGCATATGTACGTGAGCTACACACTAAGGTGCGAGCCAACATCGAGAAGCGTACACTTCAGTACATCCAAAGTGCCAATAAGGGGCGCCGCCAGATGGTCTTTGAGCCTGGCGATTGGGTATGGATACACATGCGCAAAGAGAGGTTCCCAGTCAAAAGGCGTAGTAAGCTACTTCCACGGGGAGATGGTCCATTCCAAGTCCTGGAGCGTATaaatgacaatgcttacaaacttGAACTTCCAGGTTAG